In Aspergillus nidulans FGSC A4 chromosome II, the genomic stretch GATAATCACGCGATAAGTGCCTCTAAATGTAGTCCTCAGGTACTTCGGCTAGCGTAGCAACTTCTCGCATGTCTATCTGCCCTGTATCCGTAGTCGGGGAGGGTTGTATGCGCCGTAACAGACTCACTTCTCTCATCTCTCGCTTTCACTCTTCCCGTCCTGCATTTGGTCTTGTCATAGCTTTCATTTTGCTCTTTATGCACTGAATTATCTATGCAAAGATAGGAAACACTCCGTCAGCGGCGTCTTGGATGGAAATTCCGCCATTCGTCCCATCCAACTAGCGGTCTGTTGATGCGGTCAGTTAACCACTCAATATCGCCACACGAACTTTTGCCTGGAGATCACAGTTCTCTCAAGGATGGTTCTCGGAGAGACGTCTGACAAGGCCTTTCAATAAGTGTGGTATGGGATCAGGCGCACGGACCGTTGCCGACTGGCTACCTAGCATTGCAGACTGTACCCAAACTCATACCCCTAAATACTACTCCACCGCGTTATTGATGGATATGATATGACGATGGGACGATAGTGCAGTTTACCGGGCCGTATACCGCTTGTCTAGACGACCAATACCACGTACGacaaggggaagaaatggaGTCGTGTCTCAGTTCGATTTGTTTGGGGCATCAATAGTTTACGGCCGTGGGTTGACTTGCTTTTTCGCTCTCACTGTGCATATCATGAGTAAGAGAATAGAAATCTTGATGCATCAACTTTGGTATCATGGTTCTGATTTCCTATCTCTGAACAGTCTACGATGGCAGTGGAACACTCGATGTTTTATTATCTTCAGTGGGATACGAGGAACTATCTGGCAGACGGGCGTGGGCCTGATCGACATTGTCTCGCTATACGTACACCTTTCAATTCCATAACTAGCCTAGGCGGCAGGTAGCCTCTACTAGCCCACAACCCAGTCGGACCACTGTCTACTCTCGCGTCCGCAAATACTgaatcaaagaagaaatatcCGTGTTGCCATGCCCCTCGTCCGCCGCACGCTTCATGAGCCTTTGAATCGGCAGAATAAACGCCGGCGTTACACCCACCTCCTCGCTGGCCGCAATGATATTCTCCAACCCGGCCACCTGCATCGCTATATTCGAACCCTGCGTCGTGTAATCGCCGCTGTCAATCTGCTTTGCCAGTCCACCCAGGTAGTGCGTCATGGCGCCTAGCCAGGGGATCAGGAGCTCCAAGAACCCTTCAGATGTGGTGTCAGACTGTGACCGCACGAGCGCAGTTGCATGGAAGAAGCCAGAAAACAGGCCGTACATGCCCGAGAGAAGGGCCAGGTCGTGCAGCGATGCTGAGCCCGGGTCCGTGCCGAGGAATTTGGCCGCTCCCAAATGAGCAAGGTCAGGCTCAATGCGGGTAAACACTTCATTGGACTTGCCGCTATACAGCAGAATCGAGTGCGGCGAGCCGGAACTGATCATATCGGGGACAGCCATGATGCCCCCGTGAATGTACTCTGCACCGTGCGCGCCGGCCCATTCTGAGAGGTCGCGGGCTTGGGTGGGAGTTCCGTTGGTTAGATTGACGATAGTTTTCCCACTGAGAGAAGTGACAGCCTTGCTGAGGGTTTCTCTTACGGAGGCATTGTCGAGGAGGCAAAGGATGACCATGTCGGCGGCTTCTAGGCCTTCGGCTACAGTGAGGGCCTGATGAGCGCCCTTCTGTATCAACCCGGAGGACTGCGCCTTCTCAGGTGTGCGGTTCCAGACGGTGGTGGTATATCCAGTATCAATGTACCGATGGGCGAGGGCCTGGCCCATGGATCCGAGTCCGAAGAGGCTGATTTTTGACATGGTATGTAATAAGTCTCCGTTGGATGTCGAGATGTGGtgtgatgatgagctggtAAGCCACTGGCGACCTAACCGATCAGCAGGAAACGGAGAGCGTGTCTTTATATTAAATGCTGCTGCAGGCATCAAACTGGATAGTTTCTCTACATATTAATCTTGTCAGTGATCATTTACTGTAGCACGGCGCCTCCTCGTATTAACCCTTGGCGCTTAGCAATCCACGCCGATTGACCACTAAACCGTCGAGCCCTAAGTCTGTCCGAACGTCAGCAGTTTgcagcttctccgtcttgGACGTATCTAAGTCCGGCTTGCCGGCTCAACATCGGGTCCCGCGGGTTTCAGGGTTCAGAAAACAATTGTTATGCCCACCCTATGACTCACTCCACGTACCTAGAGGGGCCTTggcaagagcaagaggcgCGAATAGCTAAGCCTGCAGCGGACTGAGTAATCAATATACAAACGAAACACGCTCAAATATTCGGAACTTTTCTCGGACGGATATCCCGCCGAACCGTCAGGGGAAGAAATATTTGTAAATGACAGCTATCTACGCGCACCATGGCAACCTGATCAAAGCTCAACTGCGGTCAATTCCCACCCAGCAAGCATCATATTCTCAAAATAGCAGACTGTTTCAACGTGACTGTACTTCTTACATATATGCTAGGCATTCTAAAATGGGTATTACTTCCATATGTACCCAAGGTCGAGCTATGTGCGAAGCCGGACTGATTGGCCCCCATTACCAAGGTAAAGCGCCTATGATGCGAGATGGAGCATATAAGTTGGCATTTAGGGTAGGTTAGTACCTTTATCAAACAATACCCAAAGCCCTGATGCAATGCAGTGAACGGCTCCAAGGTTCAGAGCTCGACGTGATAAAATTCAAGATCATTAACATGAACGTCGATAAGTGGCGAGATATACCAGTACTTAATAAAGCACATTGTAGTCCAGTTTATATGTGTACACCTAGAGCCGCTTTGACCAGCTGAGCATAAATACGCACAGGACATGGTATTAGTCAAACAGTCCTATCTTGAGCGGCTTTTGAAgagggtaaaaaaaaaaagaaaaagaaaagaagaaaactGGCTTCGTTGTCATCCAAGCATTCGGGACCGACAGCAGGTGTTGATGTTGGTTTTGGGAATTAGGATCAGGTCGGCACCATCCTAGACGACGGCGGCTTCTGCGCTCTCCCCAGTACACGATTCATCGTGGAGGTGCGTTTGAATGTGTGAACACATTAGCTATATACCGGATCAGGTCATCCGGACATGCTCTGCTTCTACCTCGAATAAGCACACCTTAACAATAATTTGAGATAAAAAGAAGCTTCTTTATGGTGCGATGAGATATATTTATTCATTAATTCTTATTAGCCTGGTagcaggagatgatgcaGAAGTGGTTAGTATAATCGATATATTATTTTATAAGCAGTGTAGTCCAATTTTCGATTATCGATTTAAAGCTTTTTCTAGAATATATGTCGATTAAGTCAACTTTGGCGTTATATATTAGTTTAAAAATAAACTGATGATAGCATGAGTTAACATTAATATGGATTAGGAGATTTACAAATTGAAGGCTAATATCGTAAGAAAGGTATATTTTTCCAAAATCACTGATTCAGCAGATTTAACTGGTCAAACTGTTGGTGGATGAATTTGGGCCTAGAGCAAGTTGGTGTCTGGCTTTTGACATTCATAATAACTCTGGAGTACTTTGAGTAAAGTCTAGTTTTTCGTGAGGACAATATCCACACTAAACATCCAGAATCTATTCTCATCAGACCTCCATTATGCCAGAGGTGCTGTTCGTAGCGCATGACACGAACTAGCACTTTCATGACCGCCGCACAGAGGAGGCAGACATAGTATCCCAGGTCCAGAAAGAATTCCCTCCCCCTCAGTGCAATACAGTTATAACATCAATATCGAGATTCTGTTCGCCTGGCAAGCAGTCGACGTCGCAGCAGTTAAAGACTGGCTTCTGATCCTCCCGCCCGCTGGACccgccggcgatgatggaaAAATAGATTAATATTCATCTTAAATATTCATCTCCCGTCTCCGCTGCCTGCTTCGAATACTGTGGATCGAGGGGGATGCTCGACGTCGCCCTCTGGCTAAGAAGTCGCTAGGCCATGATGTGAGCAACGTCTGCCCCTTTGGGGGATCTCCTCCGAGAGATACGACGTCGCTTGCCCCAGTTTATGCCGTTCAGACTACCTTTTTCGTCAATAGCCCCGAGGGGTCGGTTCTTGTCTTAAGATACGTCATGGTTCGTGAGTTTATTCTGTAGAGAACAACTCAACCGCATCAGAAGTATCATAGCAGTAGAGGAAATAAATACTTGACAATGCATACCAATTAGCATTCCCGGTTGTTTATTTACCCCCTGATTGTGGACGGAGGGCAGGGGTAAGGCCAGGGGCAGGGTTTTTGTCCCGGCATCACATGCAAATTCCCCGGCCACGTGGGTTTCCCGCATGTGATTCAGGCACTTTCCTAAAACAGTAGTCAGCTCTCAGGGACGAAGTATAAGACACCAAGACAATACAGCACTTGGGGGTTGAGAAAATACGTCTAAGCCAGTACAGAAAGCCCCTTATTCCAACTGTCGGTGATTTAGCGATACCTGAGCAAGATGGCAGCCCCTGGAGATATCACAGTGAAAACCCTTAAAGGGTCGTGGACATTGGTATACTTGCTCCTGGCTTCCCCAACTGGCATATTACAGAATGCTGACGCTAAGTAGGACAAGTCCGTTTCTGATAGCATGGACGGTATCCTCAGGCTGGTAGGAGCGACCAGAACGCACCAGAATTATCGACTGACATGGTCTTCTAGCAAGGCGTGGGCTGGCTCACACGCAAAGGGATCAGCGCTGCAAGCATAACATTGCAATTCACCTCGGGCGTCgagccatctccatcttcggGCGAACCCACGGTACATCTTACAATGCGCCAAACGCTGACCGGCGGAATCGGAGCTTCGACTGAAGAGCGCATCACGGACTGGGTCGAGAGAGAACGAAGCAACCACATCTACGGCGACGTGCTCTCGCGCAGCCGGCTGATCGCTGGTGTTCGGGAGGACGGTTCTGTGCGACCAGATCTGGATCTACAATCGAAGCCTTCCAATGACGCGATCAAGGAGGAGGTCCAGAAATTCTTGCGTGGAGCAGTGGGTCCCACGGATACCGATGACCTTACAGATTTGTTTATCCACGACTTTGGACGCAATGAAAAGTCCGGCTGGACAGCAGAGCAGGTATGGGCACTGAAATTCAAACGGCAACCTCGACGGGTACTAACGATAGTCTCTCTGCAGATTTGGAGCATTGAAACTATTAACTCTGAGAAATGTCTCGTTCGCCGTGTTGCGGTCGTGCAGGAAGAAGGGTATGAAGTGGCCCGCCTGGTATATAAGTTCAATGGGCTCTAAATCCATTACTTCGCCTCGTGTGGTGAACTACCTTACTGTATATCCCGCCTGGCGCGCATGTTTCCCTGTGGATACTCTACGAATCCTTTACGCTGCATTAAGCTTGAAATAGCAATTATTTGAAATATGGAAATTGAGCACAACCTAATACATAAAGGCCTTTTATAGTTTGC encodes the following:
- a CDS encoding uncharacterized protein (transcript_id=CADANIAT00003925), encoding MAAPGDITVKTLKGSWTLDKSVSDSMDGILRLQGVGWLTRKGISAASITLQFTSGVEPSPSSGEPTVHLTMRQTLTGGIGASTEERITDWVERERSNHIYGDVLSRSRLIAGVREDGSVRPDLDLQSKPSNDAIKEEVQKFLRGAVGPTDTDDLTDLFIHDFGRNEKSGWTAEQIWSIETINSEKCLVRRVAVVQEEGYEVARLVYKFNGL
- a CDS encoding NAD(P)-dependent oxidoreductase (transcript_id=CADANIAT00003924); translated protein: MSKISLFGLGSMGQALAHRYIDTGYTTTVWNRTPEKAQSSGLIQKGAHQALTVAEGLEAADMVILCLLDNASVRETLSKAVTSLSGKTIVNLTNGTPTQARDLSEWAGAHGAEYIHGGIMAVPDMISSGSPHSILLYSGKSNEVFTRIEPDLAHLGAAKFLGTDPGSASLHDLALLSGMYGLFSGFFHATALVRSQSDTTSEGFLELLIPWLGAMTHYLGGLAKQIDSGDYTTQGSNIAMQVAGLENIIAASEEVGVTPAFILPIQRLMKRAADEGHGNTDISSLIQYLRTRE